Within Stella humosa, the genomic segment GCTCGGCGATGCGCCGGGCGGCCTCGTTCTCGGGCACGTCGTCCGGGTCGAGACGAGCCGCGATCACCTGCTCGACCCCGGCTGCCGCCAGGTCGGCGACATCGGCCTCGGTCAGCACGCGCCCCTTCTTCAGGGTGCGCGCGCCGGCCTTGCGGCTGTGCGCCAGGATGGCGCCAACGGCGTCCGCGACGGGGAAGGGGCCGAAGCGCATCGGGCCGCCCTATTCGGCCGGCTCGGTGTGCAGCGTCTGGGTGATCTTGGCCAGGATCGAGATGGCGATCTCGGCCGGCGAGATGGCGCCGATGTCGAGCCCGATGGGGGCGTCGATGCGGCCGATCTCGTTGTCACCGAAGCCCAGTGCCTTCAGCCGCTCGACGCGCGCGGCATGGGTGCGACGGCTGCCGAGTGCCCCGATATAGAAGGCGGGCGAGCGCAGGGCCACGGCCAGGGCCGGGTCGTCCAGCTTGGGGTCGTGCGTCAGCGTGACGACGGCAGTGCGCACGTCCGGCCGCACGCGCTCCATCGCCTCGTCCGGCCAGTCGGTATCGAGCGTCACCTGGGGGAAGCGGGCGTCGGTGGCAAAGCCGTGCCGCGGGTCGATGACGACCACCTGGAAGCCGCTGATGGCGGCCATCGGCACGAGCGGCTGTGCGATGTGCACGGCACCGACGACGACCAGCCGGCGCGGCGGGTTGTAGACGTTGACGAAGACCGGACCGGCAGGGGTCTCGATCGTGCGGCTGCGGTCGTCGCGGAGCGCGGCGCGGGCCGCCGCCAGGGCGGCCTCGTCCAGCTCCAGCGCGCCCTGGCTGCGATCGGGCCAGACCAGCCGCTCGGCGCCCGATGCCAAGTGCGTGGCCAGGGCCACGGGGTCCTTGGCGGCCCGCGTGCGGCGCAGGACGTCCAGCGTGTCGGTCTTCATTCGACGCGCTCGACGAAGACCTGGACCTTGCCGCCGCAGGCCAAGCCTACGTCCCAGGCCTGTTCGTTGCTGATGCCGAAATCGAGCAGGCGGGGCTTGCCGTCGCCGATGCAGTCCAGCGCCTCGCGCACGACCGCACCCTCGATGCAGCCGCCCGAGACGGAGCCGACGAAGGCGCCGGCATCG encodes:
- a CDS encoding XdhC family protein, coding for MKTDTLDVLRRTRAAKDPVALATHLASGAERLVWPDRSQGALELDEAALAAARAALRDDRSRTIETPAGPVFVNVYNPPRRLVVVGAVHIAQPLVPMAAISGFQVVVIDPRHGFATDARFPQVTLDTDWPDEAMERVRPDVRTAVVTLTHDPKLDDPALAVALRSPAFYIGALGSRRTHAARVERLKALGFGDNEIGRIDAPIGLDIGAISPAEIAISILAKITQTLHTEPAE
- a CDS encoding XdhC family protein, whose translation is MNEPDILDQAAAWRAGGKGVALATVVVTWGSSPRPVGSQLAVDDAGAFVGSVSGGCIEGAVVREALDCIGDGKPRLLDFGISNEQAWDVGLACGGKVQVFVERVE